The genomic window CAGTAGAATGGGATGACACATGTTGAGAAAGAAGTTTGTGCTTAAGAGCACATTTATGGCTTCAGGGAGAACACAAAATGCTTTATGAGTCTACACATCAAGATAGTTTgcaaaataaggaaatattttggCCCAGGGGAATTACAGTTGGTGTAATGGAGTATCTGATGTAATTCAAAGAAACCAGGAGATGCTGAGGCAATGAGAGTAACCAACTGGATAATAAGATGAGGTTTGATTAAATGAGACTGATTTGGTAGATATTTGGCTAGTCCAATAGGACTACATGGAAATCAACAGCATGCCCTATAAAGAAATAAAGTCATTCCTATTTCTGAATatgtgtgtgattttttttcctactaaacCCATTCCTagttttctttaaacccttgAACATAATTTACCTTCTAATTCAGAAAACTTTACTGGCTCTTTTGGGAATTCCCAAAAAGCTATTGAGTTGCCTTCCATTCACAGATGGATAAACAGATAAAATGATTAAATCAAATGTTCACTTATATTTGACTACATGTTTCTCTCATGACAAAAGCAATCCTGGCCCTTAGTTATAGGTAAAGCTTATATATAGATAAAGCTCTAAAGGTAATAAATTATCCTTTCTCCTGTGTTAACTAGAAACTTACTTGCTCTCCTGAGTAGCTGTCTTTATCCTATAATGCCTAGAAACCTCACAACAAAGCTACTTTTAGTAATAAGAAATAACACTAAAGAATTTTGAACCCAGTCAGCAAAAATTGGGTTTATGTGACTAttaggaaagaaataatttaccTCATAAAACTTGTGTTTACTTACCTATTAAATGGGAATGACAATTCCCATTATCCCTACTAGCCGGATTACCGAAGCTAAATATCATGAAGTCTTTAAACCAGACTTTGACCGATACAATTTCAATTCCCAACTCCATCATGACTATGATTCTCTTGACACTTTTTAGTTTATCAATGCTGTTGCCTAAATCCTCATAAGTGAACATTTTATCCAGGAATGGTCTGATCAGGTTAGAGTACAAAAAAATAGCCACAATCCACTTGTGTCAGGTCACATGGAAGATTTTCAAATTCCAGAAATCTTGGACATCCTTGTAAAGTCCAAAAATCAGAGGGAAAATGGAGCCAAGGGAATAGCAGGTGTTAGAGAAAGTTACTAAATAACTATGATTAAAAAGTCTATTAAAAGTAAGAATCTTTGGTGTTCCTGAGAGTCAGACAGTCCAGGCTCTTGTAAAGAGAGATTAGCCAACTATGAGGAGGCCTATCATGGCTGGAGTAGCTTCCTAAAATGAAGGTCAGTCAGTTGCTTTCCATGGACCCAAGTAACCTTAACTGAATAATTTTATGAATGTTTTAAATTAGGTATTAATTCCTTCCTTgctgttttcttttcctgttttgtttAATACTCCAATAAGTGGCTTGATTACCCATTACAATACATTcattctgaaaaatattttttgctgaCAGAACATTATATTTGGAATACAAGACTCAAGGGTATCAAAAACCATAAAAGATTCAGTAAGGTTAAAGTTTACATATTCTTCCTTGGGAAGATGCTACTTATATTTCATACTAATAACTGTATCATTTTAGGGCAGTTAAAAGGATCATACCCAGACTGAGCCCAAGGGTCTGAATTAAATAAGATggaataatatctttaaaaaagtaaaattaaggtGTGAGGAAGAGGAATGCACTGGGAGATGGATGAAGGAGAGCTAGAATGAGGTATACTCTCtccataaaagaggcacaaaaggacttttacagtggaggggaaatcAGGTGGGAAGGAGAATGTTaaacttactctcatcagaattggttcaaagaaggaATAACATGAACACTAAGTTGGGTATATAAATTTATCTTACTCTGCagaaaaagtaggaaggaaataaataagacaatatGGAGCTGCTTGAATGGATGGCAGACTTGAGTGAGACAATAGTCAGAGGAAAAACATATAGTCAGATTTTGAGTGGATGgatgaaaggaggaagagaaagataagaaaaatacatagtaattataactgtgaaaaAAATTTGAGGTAAtaaggcttcatttctcagatatatagaaaacaataaaatttataatacaaaTCATACcataattgataaatgttcaaaggatatgaacaggaaattttcagatgaagtaatcaaaagctatctatagtcacatgaaaaaaatgctttaaattgtTTTTAGAGAAAAGCTATGTGGTACCTTCCTGTACCTGtcagatgacagaaaaggaaagtgacaaaagtGAAAAAGTTGAGACACTAATTCATGAggctttttgtttggttggttagctttaagttttcatttatttatgtatttatttatgacTAATGCACTGTCAGAGAAGTGGTGGTTTACTTTAACCatgctggaaagcaatttgtaactataataaaaatgcatATACTTTAACCAGTCAATATCACCACTATGTCTAGGTCTCAAAGAGACtttgtaaaaaaggaaagaaaagaatctataaataaaaagaaaatattgatagaagctatttttgtggtggcagagaattggaaactgagaggatgcccatcaattagagaatggctgaacaagttgtggcctATGATTCTGATAGATGCTATtgaactgtaagaaatgacaagcagaaaaacaacagaaaacaaacaaaaagaacttggaaagacttacatgaactgatgtgaaatgaaaagagcagaaccaagagatcttTGTATATAGTAACAACTATCTTATAGGATAATCTACTGTGAATgtcttagttattctcagcaatacaatgaagcAAGACCATTcggaagaatttatgatgaaaaattctattcccttccagagaaagaaatgatgcagtctgaatgcaaatcaaggcatactttttaaaacttttattttcttatttcttcctgCCCCATGCTCCTTTTATTTgttcatgttttctttcacatcatAACTACTATGTAAGTATGTTTTCCATAATTATACATATCTAAAACAAttcaaattgcttgtcatctcagaagggaagaaaaaaggagaaggaaagaatttgaaattaaatatctttctaaaagctttttttaaaattaaaatctaatattaaaaatattttacccaataatgaagcaaataaaatgttttttaaagaattcattgTGGATTTACACCTACTAAGATACACACAGGAATTATTTGAATATACATATGAAGCAATCTTTATTATAATGAAGATagaacaaattagaagaatattAATTGTTTATGAGTAAGTTGAGGCAATTTTTAAAGAATCACaatattatctaaattaatttattcaatactAACTTAGCCTACCAAAAGattttccttatatatatatatattttttttttttcgtgAAAATTCAGTTGGAGTAACAAAAGTTTGAGGCTCTCAGGAgtatatgatgaaaaaaaaagtgaaaggtaGGAGAATAAGCAGTGCCAGATggaaaactatattacaaagaagtAATCATCAAGATGATTTTAAActagttaaaaaaatataaagactgATCAGTGGAACTAAGTAGGTACACAAATGAACCTAGTAACCTAATGTTGAACAAACTGAAAAAACTCAAGCTCTTAAAGTAAAAATTCAGTATTTAacaaagactgcaaggaaatttAGAAAGTAGAATGGTAGATATATTTAGATTATCACCTCATGTCATATTTCAATATTAGTACTGAATAGGTTTTACTCACATTTAAAGggttatataaacaaattagaggaataaTGAAGACAATTCCTTTGAGGGCCCTGCATAGAAGAGATGATAaccataaaaggaaaagagatgatCACCGAAGGTAAAAGGGACCATTTTattaccaaaacaaacaaacaaacaaaaaaaaaaaactttagcacAGGCAAAATTAATGcagaataaattatattaaaaacagttaactgtgggagtaggaagaATCTTCATACTCTACATACTCTGAAAAAGATCTCATATCCAAGCTAtagaaaaaatatgtttatatttgagTAAGAGCCAATATCAAATTGATGAATAGTTCATATATATAAAGAGGCAGttgtataagaaagaaataaaatatataaataactatataaaattttataaataactgATATCTATCAAGTTCAAATTAAATTATCTCTTAAGGTTTAACCTTTTATAATTaagatgaaaaaattagaaaatgaaaaatgttgaaagaactgttagaaaacatgtaaattaatgaactgttggtaaaaaaaattttgaattaattccggcattctataaattaatttggaaatataGTCCAATAGTCAATAAATTATTCAAACTTTTGATAAAGTGCTACCATTACTAGTCCTAAATTATCAAAcacatcaaagaaagaagaaaacgataaacatgtacaaatatattttaaattatttgtttttgtagcAACAAACAATTGGAAACCAAGGGAGAGACTACTAAAAAGGAAATGGCTGACAACTTACAGGACATGAATGTAAAGAAATAGTATATTCCCATAAGAAGTGACAAAAGGAATACTTTCAGGGAAACCTGAGATTTGTTTGACTCAATGTACATTGAAAGAAACACAAGTAGGAGTTCAATTaatcttataataatattttaaataattttgaaacatCTCTGATCAGTGCAGTCACCAGTCATGACTCCATATAACCAAAAATGAAGCTTGTACAGATTTCCTTCAAAAGAGACGATGGATACAAAATAACCAATGACATAATTTGTATTAGATCAATGCACCATTTTGTTTCGTTTGATAATTAATATTTTACAAGTaatgtgttttccttttttttactatgataaggtaaggaaagaaaataattacttttatattgatatatatggATCATAGTTATAGTAAGGGAAGTCAAAAGAAACAGTTAAAAGTCTGagatagaggaagaaagaatgaactccagaaaaacttaaaaatagaagaaaagcaggaagaaatACAAGTGTTATGTGCcaacaaatatttcaaaattcagggggaaattcaAGTTTCATCAGAATATCTTTTATTAATTCCTCTGGGGCCTGAGATTAGTTTTAAGGCTCATTCATTCTAGACCTATTGTGAAGAAGGAGGTAATCTAATAGCTTTAAAgtaaacaacaagaacaaaaaaagataaaacaaaatcacTATAGTCCTTCTTCAGGCCTTTTTCAGACACAGTTTCCCCAGGACCTTCTCTCGGATTTGACGTGTCTTCACACAGTACACAATAGGGTTCATCAGTGGAGGAATCAAAACAAGGATATCAGCAATGAGTATTCTAATAAGTGGGGACCCATGTTTGGCAAAGCGGTGTACAATAGCCAGAGTGACAATGGGCACATAGAAAATGAGTACGGCACAGATATGGGAGATGCAGGTGCTGAGGGCTTTCAATTGCTCTTGATGAGATGCAATACCCAAAACTGTCTTCAGGATCAGAATGTAGGACATGGCAATTATTGCTAAGTCTAACATGCCTATCAGAGCAACAAAAAAGCCATAGATGACATTGACCCTGTTATCAGAGCAGGCCAGTCTCATAATATCCTGGTGGAGGCAATAGGAATGAGAGAGGAGGTTTCTATTGCAATATCTCAATCTCTTTAGTGTGATAGGAAATGGGAGTATTAATAAAAGGCATCTAATAGCAAAGATCAAACCAATTTTAATGATTGTAATATTGGTAAGGATGGAGCTATATCTTAGGGGATTGCGGATGGCTATGAAACGGTCAAAAGACATTATGAGAAGGACTGAAGATTCCATGGCAGTGAAGGTGTGAATGAAGAACTCTTGGGCAATACAGGCATCAATGGAGATTCTTGTAGcattgaataaaaaaattctcAACATGGTAGGTAAGGAAGAGAGGGTTAACCCAAGGTCAGATATGGCTAGCATAGAGAGAAAGTAGTACATAGGCTCATGAAGTGAGGATTCCGTCTTGATTAGAAGGAGGATGATACAATTTCCTATAGTGGCAATAATGTATATGAGGCAAATGGGTATGGATATCCAGATGTGGACATGCTCCAGCCCTGGGATCCCAATTAGGAGGAAGGTAGATATCTGGATCTCAGATGTGTTAAAAGCTGACATAGCAATAAGGGTTTGAGAGGGCAACCAGATGACTCTGATGGAAAGCAAATGGTTCTCCCTCAAATGGGGAAACAGATTCTTGGTTTATTCAAAGTCTAATCTTGTGGACTTTATTGGCACAatattttctgtgaatttaaatCAAGATGAAGAGTATTATTGCTCATATGCAACATacataagaatatttttaaactaatgtAGTTAAACAATGGAAGCATATGTGTTTTGACAacatgtttgccatcactgaaaatatttacatttagGCTTGATGACACTAAGAAAGTATCATGAAGAATGTATGGAGGATTCCTTCATGGAGTAATAAGTAAACAAGAAGCTACTGAGGATCCTTTTGTCTCCACCTTGAGCCCattaggttttcttctttctgtttcttgttagagataattaatatatatatatatttttggacctgaaaaaaacaggaaaaagtcACCTAAGGCCCATATAGAGGGTAAATTTagaacaaataaggaaaataaagtcaCAAAGAGACTTAAATCAGATAAAACTCATGTGGGGGACAAGTATGAAGTTAGACCATATATGCCaatgagagaaagaatagaataaGGTAGTGACAAATAAGGTCTTTCATGGAAACTTGATAGAAAGACATCAGCTAAGGggtgcactggatagagtgctgtgcctggagtcaggaagattatgttcctgaggtcaaatatagcctcagacataagctatgtgaccatgggcaagtcacttaaccctgtttgcctcagtttctttttatgtaaaatgagttggaggacaaaatggcaaactactatagtatttttgccaagaaaacctaaaatgaaatcattaagattcagacatgactgaaacaactaaacagcagcagcaacaatagatatatgtataattgtattatttatatattgcatatatgtaAATAACATTCTTAGAAGtctaatttatattattaaaattttccatCCCTTTATTAATTCCAGaaattgataaaaaaagaaatcaaatactgatttctttttgtttatttctactCAACAAATACTTCAACTGAAAGATTGACAGTAGGCTCTCATGAGCAACTTACAACTGGCTTCATTCACTTGGAGATATAACAGTAAAGAAGATATTTTACTGCCATGAGAAAATCATAGATCCTATAAGCTAAGGGACTATAAAACCATCTAGTATGTATACTCTGTCTGTGTAGAAATCCCCAGATAAGGGCTGTCCTAGCTGGCTTCTCAGATCTCTTGAAGTCAGAATGGGAAAGGTATGAAGAGGTTCTGGGAATCAAATGATCCTAAATTgtatttttcagagaaagaatctGAGCACCAGAGAAGGGACATGACTCTACCAAAACCTTCAACCAAATTATTGGATCATAGCATCAGGTAAGGCAGGATGAAAATACCAGTTCCCTTAATTCCAGTTCAGTACCCTTTCCACTAaaacatcttttctctttttatatcccttaAGAAATAATGTGTTTTCTCTTTAGGATGGATACTTTAATACATTTTCAAGCTTtttcacaaatttttaaaaaactgtaaaatCTTTAATATGATCATAAGTACGTGGGAGAGTGATGCTATTTGTTGGTGGAACAATCAAGAGGACTGAATTTATATTTCAGTTCTACCATTTCTTACTTGCCAATTCCTTTTTCTGTGCTTTTTTCTTCTAAAGTATAAGAGTAGGAGGAAATTTAGTTTATACCTACAATAATTTCCAAGTCTAAAATCTTATGATCCAGTCATTATTAGTTTTACTTGATATGTCAACATTGTCAACATGGTTTCTGTCAGTGCTACCATATTGATCATAATATCCTTAGTTTGTCAACTCCTCAGTAAGACATAAGTAGGATTCTATCCATCATATTTCCCTAGACTTTTTACAGGcttttcatgtttttaatttttttcccttcctttaaaGTCATTTGTAAATAGACTAATATAAATAGCTAATACTTATAGAGCATTTATTCTATACCATCTTTTACCATATAGGCCACTTATTTTGTGTAATTTAATGACCCTCAATTTCACCTTCCTCCAGGCAGCCTAAACTTATGAGATGACAAATAACACAAATGTCCTCTGATGCAGTAGAGAGGAAGAACTGAATAGTGCTCTCCACGTTGAGGGGGCACCCATGCCTCACCTTCACAAACATGGGTCCAGAATACTTTTGTAAATCTGTATCCTTGCCCCAATAAAAGGAGGCTGTGTGTCCTTAGAATGTAGGAAGAAGTGGCATCTCCCTCTCAACCTTTAAAATATTCCCCTTTGAGAGCAAGCAAAGACTAAGCATAGACAAGGTCCACCAGAAAACCTCTGTTTTTCTGAAGGAAGACCTCAAATCATTAAGACAGTAGCTGCAGAAATCAGAATACTTACCTGAATGAAAGTCATCAGATAGACTCCTGAGATTGAAGAGCTAACACAAAAGAAGCAAAAGCATCTTTCCCTGGGTTTGCTCTTTGAAGCTTACTTACAAAAGATATCGGCTTTCTCCTCTTATATATCCACCAGTGGGATGCAGAAGCCCCTGGGAATGATGGCCAGACTATCTATTCTCTAGGGATAACATAAGAAATCACATTTAAGTCTCTGGGGTTTAGGGTTAGGTGCTAGGTGGGGATATCAAAAGAAATTTGCTTGTTGAAATTTTGTATCAACTTTCTATGAAGACAGAAATGCCTTTTGAATATTTCTCtgtgcctttctttgaatctctatcATTTAAATGTAGGTAACACATTAATCgatattaagaaaataataaacaccTATGTGGCCGACATGGGGCCACAACTGCACCTTCCGTAACAATTGGTGTTCTATgccccatgtgtcacaaactttgtgcctcagtctttcgactccaaagccacatgagggtacaccatagatgaaaatgcacaaagacaattgtcattctccgacatcgagagactactactaagcAAGGATAAAGTTTAAGTGTAAAGAGATATTTGTTCCAGTCATTAGAACTGACAGTATgactttgggggaaaagataCTAAAATTACTTCACTTCAATTTTCTTATGTGAAAAGTGAATGTGGAGGCatgtaggtgacacagtggatagaatgtcatcCCTGGAGACAAGTGGACCTGGATTTaattctgatctcagatattttttagctatgtgaccctggtcaggtcatttaacccctattggccagcccttgccactcttctgtcttagaagtaatactAAAACAgagaataagttttaaaaaatgaatatgatgaGCAAGTTTATCTCTGAGGacctaatctctctctttttttttttggaattataTAAAATTACACACTAAGGATGAATGCTTATCAATAGATCTCATCATATtagacaaaggaaaaatgaaaaggcatCATTGTTGATTTTAGAGAAAGCATTTTCCTGTGGTGATGAGAGAAATTACTTGTCCTTATTTTGACTTGGTAAGAGATTAGCTaatatcaggttttttttttaataccttgtTTTAGTCATTGATATTCATGAAGATTTTCCACTACTTTCAATTGCATTGCACGCAAAATCTCAAAATCAACCAATATTCAGAACGCACAAAAATTTATCAAACACACCTTAGGAGCTTTGGAAAATGTAAAGATTGTTATTGGAAAGCTTGGATGTCAAGTTGAATCTTTAATAtgctaaattaaattttaaaatatttcatga from Monodelphis domestica isolate mMonDom1 chromosome 4, mMonDom1.pri, whole genome shotgun sequence includes these protein-coding regions:
- the LOC100020259 gene encoding olfactory receptor 51A7-like, translated to MSAFNTSEIQISTFLLIGIPGLEHVHIWISIPICLIYIIATIGNCIILLLIKTESSLHEPMYYFLSMLAISDLGLTLSSLPTMLRIFLFNATRISIDACIAQEFFIHTFTAMESSVLLIMSFDRFIAIRNPLRYSSILTNITIIKIGLIFAIRCLLLILPFPITLKRLRYCNRNLLSHSYCLHQDIMRLACSDNRVNVIYGFFVALIGMLDLAIIAMSYILILKTVLGIASHQEQLKALSTCISHICAVLIFYVPIVTLAIVHRFAKHGSPLIRILIADILVLIPPLMNPIVYCVKTRQIREKVLGKLCLKKA